A segment of the Ochotona princeps isolate mOchPri1 chromosome 16, mOchPri1.hap1, whole genome shotgun sequence genome:
ACGGGACCAGCCCCCCCGCCAGCCCCAGCATCATCCCCCGCCTGAGGGCCATTCGCCGTGAGTACCGCCCCAGGTCCCCACCGATCATCCATGTCTCGGCCAGCTGCCCTTGTCAAACTGGCTGCTGGAAGAAGAGGTGGCCAGGGTGCTGAGGGGGCAAAGAAACGTGGCTGCAGCCCACTTCGTCCCAGGGCCACAAACCCTGGGGTTTGCCCACAGGTGGCTGGGTGCACCCCAGGCACCTGCTTTGAGTAGGCCCAGGACGCCATTCTGGCAGGGGACCCAAAGACAGCAGAGGCAGATGCACCTACCAGGGCTTGCCACGAGAAGAATGCAGCCGGCTCTCCAGGGAGCCAGCCGCCCTGAGAGGGTGCTGAAGGGCAGGTGGACTCCCCAAGTAAGGGGTCAGCTGTGAAGAAACCCCCAGCATGGGGCTTACAGTAGGGGGAGCTGCCTGGGGTTTATGGGGAATCTGcgacttgcaggtggagggtggATGAGGCCAGAGGCCAGGTGGGGAGAGCCTCATGCCCAGGACCTTCTCTCGGCCCAGTGACCCCTGTGGACTGCGGAGGCAGTAGCCCTGGTAGCAGTGGCAGCAGCGGGACGTGGAGCCGCAGTGGGCCCCCCAAGAAGGAAGAGCTGGTTGGGGGCAAGAAGAAGGGCCGCACGTGGGGGCCCAGCTCCACCCTGCAGAAGGAGCGcgtgggaggagaggagaggtacCTTTGGGGTGCGGGGAGGCACCACCCTGTCTCCAGGCGCAAGGCGGCAAGGTGGCTAACCCCCTTACCCCCAACTCTACGGGTTCCTGCAGGCTGAAGGCCCTGGGGGAAGGAAGCAAGCAGTGGTCATCCAGCGCCCCCAACCTGGGCAAGTCCCCCAGACATACACCCATCGCCCCTGCCTTTGCCAGCCTCAACGAAATGGGTAAGAGGAGGAaggtgtgtggtggggaggggagccccTCTCTGGGCTGGGGGTTACCAGCCACGCCCAGAAAGCGGAGGAGCTGCTTCCCCTTGGGAGCCCACCTTCCCCCTACCCCCGTTTGCGGAGGAGAAAGATTCAAGTGTGATGGGGTGGCAGTCCCTTGTCGCAGAGTCCAGCAGACAGGGCTTGGGCGCCAGGGGCTACCCCCACGCCGGTGACGGGTCCATGGCTCTCCACTTGCAGAGGAGTTCGCCGAGGCGGACAGAGGCAGCAGCGTACCTCCCTCCCCCTACAGCACCCCATCCTACCTCTCGGTGCCGCCGCCCGCCGAGCCCTCTCCGGGGGCGCGCACGCCATGGGACCCCGTGCCGGCTGCTGCCCCCACCCGGGCCGGGCACAGTGCCCGGCGACGCTGCGACCTGGCGCTGCTGGGCTGCGCCACACTGTTGGGCGCTGTGGGCCTGGGCGCAGACGTGGCCGAGGCGCGCGCGGCCGACGGCGAGGAGCAGAAGCGCTGGCTGGATGGCCTCTTCTTCCCCCGCGCCAGCCGCTTCCCAAGGGGCCTCAGCCCACCCGGGCGCCTCCCGAGCCGCCGCGATGACACGGCGCCCTGCCCGGGCCTTGCGCCCTCGGCCACCCTCGTGTCTTTGTCCTCCGTGTCTGATTGCAACTCCACGCGCTCACTGTTGCGCTCTGACAGCGACGATGCTGCCGCGCCAGCCGCACCCTCCCCGCCACCCTCCCCACCCACGCCAGCGCCCACCACCAACCCCTTGGTGGACCTGGAGCTCGAGAGCTTCAAAAAGGACCCCCGCCAGTCACTCACACCCACACACGTCACAGCCGCACGCGCGGTCAGCCGTGGGCACCGGCGGACACCGTCAGACGGGGCGCTGGGGCAGCGTGGGCCTTCGGAGCTCGCAGGCCATGGCTCTGGTAAGTGCGGGACCCAGTCCACACGGAGAACGCCCCATCCTGGCTTTCCTCAGGCCCCTTAGGCAGTGGCTTAGGGGAAGAACGGTGTCCCCATCTCATCACTTCTGCACCATCACGGGTCTCCAAGTGACAGGCTGGGAGGGGCAGGCCTAATGTAGTACCCACAGGGACTGGCGAGCCTCCCAAGCCTACACAAACCACCGCCTCCCATGCCACCTGCTGTGAGGCAGCCCTCCCCATCGGGGACAACCCCAGGCCTTGGTCTCCTCTCTCCCATAGTCCCAGGCCGACCTCAGGTGCTTCAGGGGCCCCAGGGTTTGGCTGGGAACTGCTGGGCAGGATCCAGGCCAGGAAACAGTGGCAGGATTTGCAGGTTTATCCAGGGGAGTGGAAATCCCACGTTTTAGGTCAAATCTCCCTGCCTTGAAACACCACCCTGGTCCCAGCCCACCCTGGccaccccacctcccatcctCTCTCCACAGGCCCTCGAGACACCCTGGACTTCCCCCGCCTGCCTGACCCCCAGATCCTATTCCCAGCCCGCCGCCGGCCCCCTGAGTTCCTTGGCCGCCCCACCACCCTGACCTTCGCCCCAAGACCCCGACCGGCTGCCAGCCGTCCCCGCCTGGACCCCTGGAAACTGGTCTCCTTCAGCCAGACGCTCAGCATCTCACCCCCCAGCAGGCCAGCCACTCCTGAGAGCCCCAGGCCACCCGGCGTGCAGCCCACGCTGCTGGACATGGACATggagggccagagccaggacagCACCGTGCCCCTGTGTGGGACCCACAGCAACTGCTGAGGCCTGCCAGTCCGGTCTGCTTGGGCAGCCATGAATGTAGCGCCCCAGGCCCTGCCCGGCCTGCCCCTCCCACGGGGCGGGGAAACCCTGGGCAGGACACTCACTCTATTTAttggggaaggaggggaagggacATTTAATTTATTCCTTTATACCCCAGGGGTGGAGCCCTGGGCCCCACCCTGCAgtgggggagggtgggcagggaTACTCAGGGACAGGGCATCATGGGGGATTGGCACAAATGGCAGCATTAAAGTAACCCCTGCCCCTACCTCTCCTGGCTGTGcgtcctgcctggccctggacatTGGGCTGGCCCCCACACTCTGCCCAGGCCACTCTGGGTTTCTGAGCTCCAAGGGATGAAGCCCAGGCCCTCGTCACCACAAAAACTCCACACAGAGAGGTTATGGTCACAGGTGCTTTACCAGCAAACACAGGGAGGAATCTGATGGGAGGGGGCTAGGGTGCAGCCTCCACCAGTGGGCATCAGCCAAGCACACCCCGGGGCCGGGCCCCTGCCCCGCTGTCCTCCCGCTGGACGCTGCAGCGGTTCATCTTCAGCTGAGTCAGCTGGATGTAGCGGAGGACGTTGGTGtctgggaggaagaagggaggcaggcagggtgcTGTCGGGGTGTCCTGGGGCAGCAGGCGACTGCCACATACTTGTCATCCTGCTCCCCTGTCCCCCCGCcccgcgcacacatacacacagccatGTTGCCAGAGCTCCAGGGCTGGTCAACAGAGCGGGAcgggcactggcatctcacaccTCCAGGCTGGTGTCTGCTGCACTCCTGCCACCTTCCACCGTGCAGTGACTCCTGCCAGCAGcctgtcctccctgtcctcccCATATGGCTCGGCAGGAAAGCTCACAGCCCCTCTCTGCTCCCTCAGTTGTACACCTGCTGGTCTCCCTTCCCACCAGCCCCTCCTGCAGCCCTGCATGCACTGATTGCCCCACCCTTGGTGGGGGCATGGTGGGCTGATGAACTGAGCAGGTGCATCTATAAGTGGAGGAGTGTGAAGGGGAAGGGGACCGAGATGAGCAGGTGGATCCGGAAATGGTGAAGTGAATGGATGGGACCGATCAGGTCAGCgactgagcagctgggagacagTTGGTGACGGGGTGGGTTGTGAATGCTGGGTGACTCAGTAAGCAAGGAGCAGGTGGGGGAAGTGGGATGCGATGAGGGCGTTACAGCAGCCCCTGCAGGCTCTGTGGAGAACAGTGTGCTACCTTTCCTGCCCTGGGCCCCGCCCCAAAACTCACCTGTGGGTTCCCGGCTGCGGGCTTCCTGCAGGTAACGCAGCGCGCGTGGGTAGTCACCCAGGTGGTAGAAGGCGATGCCCGCGCGGTATGTGGCCTTGAAATtgccctgctgcttctccagcacCTTGAGACAGTACTCACGCACGCGCTCATAGTTCACCAGCTCCGACTGCAGCAGGCAAGCTGCAGGGAGAGAGAGTGGCCTGCTCAGCCACCCCGCCTGGCTTGGCCTCCAGCTGCAAGCACTTTGCTTGTAGTGGACCCCTGCCTCAGGGGATCGCTCCGCCACCAGGGGGCACCACGCGGCCAGACATCGGACTGAAACCCATCTGCGCCGCCGCTAGGGGGAGCCAGTGAGCTAAAAAACACCTGACGGCAATTAACCCCGGGCGGCTCAGGCAGGAGGGTGCAGTGCAACCCCACAGACAAGGACGCCTCCTCCAGGTGAGCCTTTCTCACCTGAGGCTCACACGTGGAAGGGGGAGAAAAGAAGGACTCAGGGCAGGCGGGGCCCAGAGACGCAGCCCATTTCCAAGCAACACCCCCAGCCAGCTCCAGGCAGAGACCCTCCAATCTACCCACCCAACCCCTTTACTTATCCAAATTCTGAAATCCTCCTCAGCCCTCACCCCTGCAGCCTTGAGGCCCTGCGACTGGCCCTTAGACCTCCCCGCCTCACACACGCCCCTGTGTGCTCCCCGACGGCCCCGTACCCGTGAGGGAGTCATAGCATTCCACCTCGGTGTTCTCCACCAGCCGCTGCTGCTCCTCGCTGAGCCGGGTGGGCCCCGGACTGCTGGAAGGCCCGGGGGCAGGGGTGGCCAGGCCGCCAGGACGAGCCCCCTGCGCCGCCTTCAGCTGCAGCAGCGCCCGGTGATATTTGCCGATAGCTTCCCGGAACTTCTTCTCCCGGTAGCAACGCTGGCCCTCCGCCTTGAACGCCACGGCGGCCCGCAGGCTGCTGTCCAGCGCCGCCGCCAGCCCCCCCGACGgctctggggcaggggctgggcgaGCTGAGCCATGGCGGGAGCCGGGGCCCGGGCCAGGCGGGGAAAGGGCGGGAGGCGGGCGCGGCGGAGGCTCCGCGGCGGCGCTCAGCATCAGGACCGGGGACAGCGCTCCGCGCTGCATTGTGGGAAACTCCTGCGGCCGCTGCTGCAGCTACCGCATCGCCCCCCGCGGGGCCGGTCCCCACCCTTTCTCCGCCCCCACACCTCCGACAGCCGACTCCGGCTGCCCCCTATGGGTCTGGAGAAACCCCTGGAGAcctcagccccctccccaggtctCGGTCCTCCAGCCGCGGCTCCCCGCTGCCTCAGGCCCACAGCTCTCCTCCTCCCCGGACCCAAGCTCCCGGAGGCGTCTAGCCTGTTTCCAGCCCACTGGCCATTTGGCACATTGGAGAAGAGCACAAGATGCGGATGCGAGCTGGCCAGATCCGAATCCCCGCTTGTTTTCTTCGCCAGGTCTCAGGATGCCATCGCCTGCAACTCTACATCCCGGTGGATAGCAGGGCACACTGCACCGTGGATAACTAGCTGCCACTCCAGGTGCATCCGTGCATGTTTGGCACCGTCGTTCCCTGGGGTCTTCCCCGGGCTCAACTCTGAGCAGGATGGTGCGGGGGCCGGGTACACACTgtaggagcttctggctccacgGCCCAGAGTGGCTTAGCCTGGCAAACACAGGCAGAAGGGTCCACCAGAGGCAGCACCGGTCCCCGGCCTCCTTGGGGGGTGTGGGGAAAGGGCCAGGTCCCCACCTGGGTGACACAGCCAGCGAGAGGCCAGAGTGACCGCCTCTGAGAGGAAGACCCAGGGCGAGCAGGGTGATACCCCGGCTCACCCACGCCCTGTGAGCCTCCCCGTGGTCTCACCCAACATGGCCCTCATCTCCCGCACCCACTGAGAGACATGGATGCCATGAAGAGCCGCAAGGGCGTGCGCCTTGCCCGTGCGTCCCAGGTCCCTTGCTTGGGTCTCAGCCACGAGCCCCCCACTTGCATCCCACCACTCCCCTCACTCCTGCCTAGAATCCCCACCCTCACCAGGGGAATCCAACCTTGAGACGTGAAACAGACTCTGCCTCTCCAACCTCCAAACCCAGGCTCAATTGGGAGTTAAATCCCTCACTTTCTACATgagctttttacttatttttatttgaaaggcaggtttacagagaggagagacaggaagatcttccatccactgattcactccttaaatggccgcaaaagctgaaactgagctgatccaaagccaggagccaagagctccttcaaggtctcccatgcaggtgccggggcccaaggccttggaccctcctcttcctgccgccctcccaggctataagcatggagctagatgggaagtggagcagccaggacctgaaccagcacccatatggaatgctggtgcttgcaggtgaaagattagccagttgagccaccgtgctggcccccCTGGTGTGTGTTTCATTCTTACTTAAACCATTGAAACCCGCTGATCATAACCAGTTTCCTAACCTAGCAAAGGCCAGAGGCAGGGGCAAAGGTGGCTAACTCAGTCCCATTCTATGCAATGCTGACAGACACCTGCTTGCTAGAGGCAGCCTCGCGCCCAAGTTCTCCTCGTAGATTATTAACTCTCCTCCGACCCACGCCGGGTCTACGCTGCAGCTGCCACTAGCCCATTGCCACCTGTGGCACTCGGGGGAGCTCAGACTCCTCCGAACACACTCCCGGGCACAGACGGGCGACCCCCTCCCCCGCGCGTGGTGTGCGGGCCACCCGTGACAGCAGACGTGCTAATGGCATCGCGGGGGGCGGCGTGCAGCTTCGTGCAAATACCATCCAAAAAACCCGTCAGCACGGGACACGTTCCTCACATCCAAGGCTGGGGCCCAGGTTCGGTTCCCCGCAGCACCCGCAGCCCCTCGCCTCCTCGAATGGAAGTCCGCCGGCTCCCCCTCGCGGACGCGCCCAGAATGTGCAACGCTGCAAACGGACTTGAGAACATCCAATCAGAGGAGAGCGAGGCCCCGCAAAGACTAATCAGCAACAAGACCGGGGTTGGCGTTCGGCGAATAAGGATAGAGAACgctcaaagttaaaaaaaaactttattgagAAGTTCTGTGGGTTGGGCTCCGCCGCTCCCGTCGCTCAGGGCCGGCCGGCTCCGGGCGGCCGAGCAGGCAGACGGCGGCCAGGCTGGTGCCCTGGCGCTGGGGCCGCGCGTACTTGAGGAAGACAGCGGCGCGGCCGGGCTCGGGGCCACGGAGCGCCGCGCGGGCCATGCAGGGCTCCAGGGTGGCCAGCTCCGCGGGGCTGCAGCGGGCagacagagaaactgagaaaGCACAGCGACCTGGGTGCCCCGGCAGGATCGGGGAGCCCTGGGCAGTAGGGTAAGCCACGGGGAGCAGTGGGGCCTGGAGGTGACACTACACCCCGATACCTCGGGCCATGACCTGGGTCAGCCCACcctccacaagtagggagttgggaGACACTTTCCTGGCCTGCCTTGGCACACATCGAGGGCCTCCCGGGGCAGAAGAGGCTCCACCCTCCACCCTGCGGCCAAGAGGCAAGGGACGGGGCAATTCTAGACAATCAGGCTGGTCCGGAGGACACCTTGCGGTCCCTCCCATACGGAGACCACCAGCCCGCACGCTAAGGTTGTAGAGGCAGCGGCCAGCAGTGGCCATCCAGGCCGTACCTGTAGAGCATCTGCGCGGGCCAGGAGCTCGCCCCGTCCACCACGCGGTGCGCCAGGCTCAGAGCCGCGGCTGCGCGACGCCCCGGCTCCCAGCCCGCGGCTTCAGCCTCCAGCAAAGACAGCTCCAAGAAATAAGAGGCCAGTCGCAGCACCTGCCCCGGGGGAACGGAGCGCAGTCAGACCCCGTCTCCGCCGCGCGGGCCCTGCTCCCCGCCCCACCTCTCCGGATGGCGCACCTGCGCGCTGCTCCCGGCCAGCGCGGCTAGCAGCTGGAGGCACAGCAGCGGACCCGGGTGGTGCAGCCGGAAAGCCAGGCGGCCGAGGATGTGGCGCTCGGCCCGCAGCAGCTCCGCCCGCGAGAACGACCAGGCGctcaggagacagagggaggccgGCTGCAGGTcgaagagagaaagatggaggggCCTGAGGGCTCCCCTGACTATCACTGCTGTTCGCCAGCCGGGCCTCCGTTTCCCGGATGGGGTCCTGGTTCGTTTCTGTGGTCTCGGGGGCCTGGGCATGCATGATGCCCCTGGGACGTTTCTCCTGGGCTCGGTCTCAGGTCCCCTGCTCCCCCTAGGGCAGGTATGTGCAGGCAGGGCACTGATGGACAAGAACAGCAGCCACGCAGCGACTCCAGCTGCCGGCCCTCAGCTTCTTTTTGTCCTCGCAGTCCAGCCCCCGGGGGTGAGGAATAGGATGCCCGCAGCGACTGAACCTCCTGTGGGGAGTACCTCGGGAAGCACGCACTCCTCCACTTTGCAAGCCACGAATAGGCAGGCCATGCCCAGCAGCTGCAAGCGGTGCAGGCGCACTCGGCCCGCGCGCAGGTAGGCATCCAACAGGTGCACGGCCAGATAAAGGGTGTCTCCCGCCAGATCCAGGTACTCCTAGAGAGAGGGGCACCGGGGAACCGATGGGGTTCCAGGCGGCAACACGCATCTCCTCCCTCT
Coding sequences within it:
- the TTC9B gene encoding tetratricopeptide repeat protein 9B, with protein sequence MQRGALSPVLMLSAAAEPPPRPPPALSPPGPGPGSRHGSARPAPAPEPSGGLAAALDSSLRAAVAFKAEGQRCYREKKFREAIGKYHRALLQLKAAQGARPGGLATPAPGPSSSPGPTRLSEEQQRLVENTEVECYDSLTACLLQSELVNYERVREYCLKVLEKQQGNFKATYRAGIAFYHLGDYPRALRYLQEARSREPTDTNVLRYIQLTQLKMNRCSVQREDSGAGARPRGVLG
- the CCNP gene encoding cyclin-P, with the translated sequence MVPSAALTACPEDAGEHPGAEGPSWRPDFSLQTLTSSSCPLQSPPASLDQELRSSPVSTGSRVSLGCPEQPPGLEEALSALGLEGEREYAGDIFTEVMVCPALPRSSLPRPVTPEMRALVVDWLVQVHEYLDLAGDTLYLAVHLLDAYLRAGRVRLHRLQLLGMACLFVACKVEECVLPEPASLCLLSAWSFSRAELLRAERHILGRLAFRLHHPGPLLCLQLLAALAGSSAQVLRLASYFLELSLLEAEAAGWEPGRRAAAALSLAHRVVDGASSWPAQMLYSPAELATLEPCMARAALRGPEPGRAAVFLKYARPQRQGTSLAAVCLLGRPEPAGPERRERRSPTHRTSQ